A region of Emys orbicularis isolate rEmyOrb1 chromosome 20, rEmyOrb1.hap1, whole genome shotgun sequence DNA encodes the following proteins:
- the ADAM15 gene encoding disintegrin and metalloproteinase domain-containing protein 15 produces MGLRLLVGLLWALGGSGSGLPGPRHESGPHGAGWGARRAGGSSRRQREDLGHYWHVTPRILQGNRTLSMAETELDGFPARLQVALDLEGVQLVLELEQNREVAPGARALLYYLPNGTRVTQATGSQGNCCYRGHVREYPGSWASVCACSGLSGVLVASENRSYGLEPDPQGPRGRHLAYRPRDVRLGQRECGLGPPNHTQPLLDPEPRRGKRDAAPEQPFVELVMVVDHAEFQNYPNMERIQTRMLEIANQVDTFYRPLGVRVALLAVEVWNQGDPITVGPSARATLERFLQWRQKELLPRLPHDNAQLLTGAPLEGVAVGMASQASMCSAARSGGVSVDHSVSVLVVASTVAHQLGHNLGMTHDGAGRHCDCLGPYQERSCIMAPPTGLMPGLSFSSCSRQDVERSLRRGQGWCLFNVPEPKSLVVRPHCGNWLVEKDETCDCGLREECTDPCCNASSCQLAPGAECAKGDTCCQDCKLRGAGSTCREPRGECDLPEFCDGLSPRCPPNTYLQDGQPCAGGRASCYGGACTTYQGQCQELWGPGSGPVSDVCMASLNARGDEHGHCGQRPNGTYIPCAQWDAGCGRLQCQGGSAQGTLEDGVAPGCRGTPLPLGEDVSDLAMVLPGTACGPGKVCIRGQCRDISELGVQECGSQCHGHGVCNNNGHCHCEAGWAAPACNNPGSGGSVDSGPGGLEQGGSALPTTLIPATVILVLALGLCYAKRASLHQHLCQLGKGTSCQYSAKPGPQVQLLSAGVSAEPNGISQLEPRGSTEPHPRRPRPLPAELQMMPISKPIPHGWARPDPPSKPLPPDPFPKESQALLRDRPPPPTRPLPADPVLKGAQPPGPAKLPLPRRLLPSDPTGPLVSGPELSSVHSYGPHVMVLPSRPAPPPPAGHLQYT; encoded by the exons ATGGGGCTGCGGCTGCTCGTCGGGCTGCTCTGGGCCCTGGGCGGCAGCGGCTCGGGGCTCCCCGGGCCCCGCCACGAGTCCGGGCCCCACGGAGCCGGCTGGGGCGCCCGGCGCGCAG GCGGCAGCTCCAGACGGCAGCGTGAGGACCTGGGACATTATTGGCACGTGACGCCCCGGATCCTGCAGGGCAACCGGACACTCAGCATGGCTGAGACAGAGCTG GACGGCTTCCCAGCCCGGCTGCAGGTGGCCCTGGACCTGGAGGGGGTGCAGCTTGTGCTGGAGTTAGAGCAAAACcg GGAGGTGGCTCCGGGCGCCCGGGCGCTGCTCTATTACCTGCCCAACGGCACGCGGGTAACGCAGGCCACTGGCTCGCAG GGAAACTGCTGCTACCGGGGCCATGTCCGGGAGTATCCAGGCTCCTGGGCCAGCGTCTGCGCCTGCTCCGGACTCAG CGGCGTCCTCGTGGCCTCGGAGAACAGGAGCTACGGCCTGGAGCCGGACCCCCAGGGGCCCCGCGGGAGGCACCTGGCCTACAGGCCCCGGGATGTGCGGCTGGGacagagggagtgtgggctgggCCCCCCCAACCACACGCAGCCGCTGCTGGACCCGGAGCCGCGCAGg GGGAAGCGGGAtgcagccccagagcagcccTTCGTGGAGCTGGTGATGGTGGTGGACCATGCAGAG TTCCAGAATTACCCCAACATGGAACGGATCCAGACCCGGATGCTGGAGATCGCCAACCAGGTGGACACG tTCTATCGGCCCCTGGGCGTCCGCGTGGCGCTGCTGGCGGTGGAAGTGTGGAACCAGGGGGACCCCATCACCGTGGGGCCCAGCGCCCGGGCCACACTGGAGCGCTTCCTGCAGTGGAGGCAGAAGGAGCTGCTGCCCCGGCTCCCGCATGACAACGCCCAGCTGCTCAC GGGGGCCCCGCTGGAGGGGGTGGCGGTGGGGATGGCGTCCCAGGCCTCCATGTGCTCGGCCGCGCGATCAGGCGGGGTCAGCGTG GATCACTCGGTCAGCGTCCTGGTCGTGGCCTCCACCGTGGCTCACCAGCTGGGCCACAACCTGGGCATGACCCACGACGGTGCCGGGCGCCACTGTGACTGTCTCGGCCCCTACCAGGAGCGGAGCTGCATCATGGCACCGCCCACGGG GCTGATGCCCGGTCTGAGCTTCAGCAGCTGCAGCCGGCAGGACGTGGAGCGGAGCCTGCGCCGGGGCCAGGGCTGGTGCCTCTTCAACGTGCCCGAGCCCAAGAGCTTGGTCGTGCGCCCGCACTGCGGGAACTGGCTGGTGGAGAAGGACGAGACGTGCGACTGCGGCCTCCGGGAG gaGTGCACTGACCCCTGCTGCAACGCCAGCAGCTGCCAGCTGGCCCCTGGAGCTGAGTGCGCCAAGGGGGATACCTGCTGCCAGGACTGCAAG CTGCGAGGGGCCGGCTCCACGTGCCGGGAGCCCCGTGGTGAATGCGACCTCCCCGAGTTCTGCGACGGGCTCTCCCCACGCTGCCCTCCCAACACGTACCTGCAGGACGGGCAACCCTGCGCCGGGGGCCGGGCCTCCTGCTACGGGGGGGCCTGCACCACCTACCAGGGCCAGTGCCAGGAGCTGTGGGGCCCAG GTTCGGGCCCTGTCTCTGACGTCTGCATGGCCTCCCTGAATGCCAGGGGGGATGAGCATGGGCACTGCGGGCAGCGCCCCAACGGCACCTACATCCCCTGTGCCCAGTG GGACGCTGGCTGTGGGAGGCTGCAGTGCCAGGGGGGCAGTGCCCAGGGCACCCTGGAGGATGGGGTGGCACCTGGCTGCCGtgggacccccctgcccctgggcgAGGATGTGAGTGACCTGGCCATGGTGCTGCCGGGCACGGCCTGTGGCCCCGGGAAG GTGTGTATCAGAGGCCAGTGCCGGGACATCTCCGAGCTGGGAGTGCAGGAGTGTGGGAGCCAATGCCACGGGCACGGG GTCTGCAACAACAACGGGCACTGCCACTGTGAGGCGGGCTGGGCCGCCCCCGCCTGCAACAACCCGGGGTCCGGGGGCAGCGTGGACAGCGGCCCCGGGGGCCTGGAGCAAg ggggcagcgcgCTCCCCACCACCCTGATCCCGGCCACGGTGATCCTGGTCCTCGCTCTGGGGCTTTGCTACGCCAAGCGCGCCAGCCTGCACCAGCACCTCTGCCAGCTCGGCAAGGGCACCAGCTGCCAGTACAG CGCCAAGCCAGGGCCCCAGGTGCAATTGCTCAGCGCAGGAGTCTCGGCCGAGCCGAACGG GATCTCTCAGCTGGAGCCGCGAGGCTCCACCGAGCCCCACCCCAGGCGCCCGCGGCCCCTGCCTGCAGAGCTGCAGATGATGCCCATCAGTAAG CCCATTCCCCACGGCTGGGCCCGGCCCGACCCGCCTTCCAAGCCGCTCCCGCCTGACCCGTTTCCTAAGGAATCCCAG